The following is a genomic window from Prevotella nigrescens.
ACTACTCCCGACATAATGAAAAGTGTGATGTAGCCATATATAATGTTCTCCCAATTGTGCAGAACCAAGTAGCCCGACGTGATAATGACGAGGTCGCAGCCCAAGATAATCTTACCCAGCGATACATCGTGGTGCTTGTTTATCATTGCTGCAATCACGTCCGAGCCGCCCGTGCTGGCGTTATACTGCAGCGCTATGCCCGTACCAAAGCCTAAAAGCACGCCACCAATAACACTGGCAAGGAAAGGATCGTCGGGGAAAAGCACATTGCCTGCCATTGATTTCTGGAAGATGGCACTGGTTAGAGTAAACATTACCACGGCAAAAATGGTTCGGACACAAAACCGCCAGCCCAAGACTTTGAGTGCTATCAGCAGCAACAATATGTTCAGCACGAAGTAAGTAACCTGCACAGGAATATCTGTGCCCCAGTAAAGCACTGATGAGAAACCCGCAATACCGCCGATAGGAATTTTGTGGGGCAATACAAATGCACACCAGCCAAAGCACCCTATGGATATGGCAATGGCAATAATCAGGAAGTTTTTAATCTCTCTGAAAATCTGTTTTTGTGTAATCTCGCTCATTTTTATGCTTTCATTTATTCTTAATTCATATTGTGTATTAAAATAATGTGTTGGTTCTTTCAGAATAAAAAGGCACTGCCTGGTTGCAGAAACCGTTTTATCAATCTGTTCTGTTGGCGACTTCGCCTTATTCCTCGTATTTTG
Proteins encoded in this region:
- a CDS encoding YitT family protein; translation: MSEITQKQIFREIKNFLIIAIAISIGCFGWCAFVLPHKIPIGGIAGFSSVLYWGTDIPVQVTYFVLNILLLLIALKVLGWRFCVRTIFAVVMFTLTSAIFQKSMAGNVLFPDDPFLASVIGGVLLGFGTGIALQYNASTGGSDVIAAMINKHHDVSLGKIILGCDLVIITSGYLVLHNWENIIYGYITLFIMSGVVDYVVNGMRGSVQFFVISEKWDEIGNAINSEVERGCTLIDARGFYTGKELGMLFILARRSETRDIFRVIDEIDPEAFVSQSAVNGVYGIGFDKMKIGSRKKISNYAINVNENQ